A stretch of Besnoitia besnoiti strain Bb-Ger1 chromosome III, whole genome shotgun sequence DNA encodes these proteins:
- a CDS encoding glycosyl transferase (encoded by transcript BESB_044570) has product MSRAGVPSAPHPRTSPRWAVFLWTGVQAVLLLAGISWVAFNVVFLYSQFLGSDITTLSPRRSNAASSEGGGAAGYTSFVENGKDTGGNGMAMGAQPGRYHGILGRKSDGASGYTPSPAPPEDLNMAQALARGGGFNLFLSDHLPLDRTPPDARHAACRKLQYDRSKLPRASVIIVFYNEPFSTLLRSVHSVLNWTPPELLEELILVDDGSTMAHIRETGGTGQLADYLALLPSKVRLVRNGVRKGIVGARMKGIRESSAPVFVILDSHIEVSPEWLEPLLQRIQEDRRRVVMPQIDGIDAENFSHTVGGIGCKLGFLWKLMEHSYEEHQTARLPAADRNPAPTAFQSSPAMAGGLFAADKAFFFEVGAYDEDFQYWGTENLELSFRLWQCGGFLECAPCSRIYHIFRKGGVGYSSPADSVTINKMRTMLWMDEYADLAWRVLGKPHVDYRPESLEQRRAWRTHKGCKNFRWYMENVFPEADVVTLDDVPYLGPLKNAMTGLCLDNMGWASPGHSVGLRSCHGGATQTFMFFRKVGHVMPVNDDESCLEPSGQLDWCRGNLRFWWDVTSSGQLMFRQTQQCLSAFSGKLTMVHCDDTDPFQIWSWPHYKPPDVFTFPPVTRLKEE; this is encoded by the exons ATGAGTCGGGCGGGCGTTCCGTCGGCTCCTCATCCGCGGACCTCTCCGCGCTGGGCGGTCTTTCTGTGGACAGGGGTGCAGGCcgtgcttctcctcgccggcaTCTCCTGGGTCGCGTTCAACGTGGTGTTCCTTTACTCGCAGTTTTTGGGATCTGATATAACGACCCTCTCGCCCCGCCGCTCGAATGCAGCCAGCTctgagggaggcggcgccgcaggctaCACCTCGTTCGTGGAGAATGGAAAAGACACAGGAGGGAACGGAATGGCGATGGGCGCGCAGCCTGGAAGATACCACGGAATCCTCGGAAGAAAAAGTGACGGAGCTTCAGGCTATACTCCCAgtcccgcgccgccagag GACTTGAACATGGCGCAAGCGCtggcccgcggcgggggcttCAACTTGTTCCTCTCTGACCATCTTCCGCTGGATCGCACCCCGCCGGATGCGCGGCATGCAGCGTGTCGGAAGCTGCAGTACGACCGCTCCAAGTTGCCTCGGGCGTCGGTGATTATTGTGTTTTACAACGAGCCCTTCTCGACGTTGCTGCGCTCGGTGCACAGCGTGCTGAACTGGACGCCTCCGGAGCTGTTGGAGGAGTTGATTCTCGTTGATGACGGCAGCACGATGGCGCACATTCGCGAGACGGGGGGGACGGGGCAGCTGGCGGACTacctggcgctgctgccaTCCAAGGTGCGTTTGGTGCGGAACGGCGTGCGGAAGGGGATCGTGGGAGCCCGGATGAAAGGCATTCGCGAGAGTAGCGCACCGGTGTTTGTGATACTCGACAGCCACATCGAAGTGAGTCCGGAGTGGCTCGAGCCGCTACTGCAGCGCATCCAAGAggaccggcgccgcgtggtCATGCCGCAGATCGACGGCATCGACGCCGAGAACTTCTCCCACACAGTCGGTGGCATCGGCTGCAAACTCGGGTTCCTCTGGAAGCTCATGGAGCACTCGTACGAGGAGCACCagacggcgcggctgcccgcgGCCGACCGGAATCCGGCGCCGACAGCCTTCCAGAGCTCACCCGCGATGGCTGGTGGCCTCTTTGCCGCGGACAAGGCGTTTTTTTTCGAGGTCGGCGCGTACGACGAAGACTTCCAATATTGGGGCACGGAGAACCTTGAGCTCAGTTTCCGCCTCTGGCAGTGCGGAGGCTTCCTCGAGTGCGCGCCCTGCTCGCGCATCTACCACATCTTCCGGAAGGGCGGCGTCGGCTACAGCAGCCCTGCGGACTCAGTCACCATCAACAAAATGCGCACGATGCTATGGATGGACGAATACGCCGACCTGGCGTGGCGAGTCCTCGGGAAGCCGCACGTCGACTACCGCCCCGAGTCGCTTGAGCAacgccgcgcctggcgcacCCACAAGGGGTGCAAAAACTTCCGCTGGTACATGGAAAACGTCTTCCCGGAAGCCGACGTCGTCACGCTCGACGACGTCCCCTACCTCG GCCCTCTGAAGAACGCCATGACGGGGCTCTGTCTCGACAATATGGGCTGGGCGTCTCCCGGGCACTCTGTTGGACTGCGCTCATGCCATGGtggcgcgacgcagacctTCATGTTCTTCAG GAAAGTCGGGCACGTGATGCCGGTGAACGACGACGAGTCTTGCTTGGAGCCGTCAGGCCAGCTGGACTGGTGCCGCGGGAACTTACGATTCTG GTGGGACGTCACCTCGAGCGGGCAGCTGATGTTCCGACAGACGCAGCAGTGCCTCTCCGCATTCAGCGGCAAACTGACAATGGTGCACTGCGATGACACTGACCCTTTCCAG ATCTGGTCATGGCCGCATTACAAGCCTCCGGATGTATTTACATTTCCGCCGGTAACCAGGCTTAAAGAGGAATAG
- a CDS encoding hypothetical protein (encoded by transcript BESB_044580), which yields MVDGGLLLGLVVGLAFGLVVVVLLLFTCIGRMCLGMCFCCICLPCRFIWKRDEACVCEPVDPVGCCCGRQDSVAESSVDSEPALEEILQS from the coding sequence ATGGTGGACGGCGGCTTGTTGCTCGGGCTCGTCGTAGGGCTGGCGTTCGGCCTCGTCGTAGTTGTGTTGTTGCTCTTCACCTGCATCGGGCGCATGTGCCTGGGGATGTGTTTCTGCTGCATCTGCCTGCCTTGTCGGTTCATCTGGAAACGCGACgaggcctgcgtctgcgagcCCGTCGACCCcgtcggctgctgctgcggccgacAGGACTCAGTCGCCGAGAGCAGCGTCGATTCCGAACCTGCCCTCGAGGAAATCCTTCAATCGTGA